A window of Exiguobacterium sp. Helios genomic DNA:
TCATTATGCAATCAAAAGCATCGGCTAATATGGTTCGCATTGCTCCTCGTAAGGCACGTCTAGTAGTAGACTTAATCCGCGGGAAGCAAATCGGTGAAGCACTTTCGATTCTTGCTTACACGAACAAGGCAGCAACGCCAATCGTTGAGAAAGTATTGAAATCGGCAATCGCGAACGCTGAGCACAACTTCGACATGAACATCGAAAACCTCGTAGTAACAGAGGCTTACGTCAACGAAGGTCCAACGCTCAAACGTTTCCGCCCACGTGCAATGGGTCGCGCAAGCCGCATCAACAAACGTACGAGCCACGTTCACATCGTGGTATCTGAAAAATAAGGAGGGATTACCGTGGGTCAGAAGATTAACCCAACTGGTCTTCGCGTAGGTATCATCAAAGACTGGGAATCACGTTGGTTCGCAGATAAAGACTATGCTGATCTCCTTCATGAAGACTACGTAGTTCGTGAATATATCGAAAAACGTCTTAAAGACGCTAGTGTCTCTAAAGTTGAAATCGAGCGCGCAGCAAACCGCTTGAACATCTCACTTCACACTGCTAAGCCGGGTATGGTTATCGGTAAAGGCGGTTCTGAAATCGAAACACTTCGTACAGACATCACTAACCTTGCAAAAGGCAAACGCGTTCACGTTAACGTCGTTGAAGTGAAAAACCCGGATGCAGTTGCTAAACTTGTCGCTGAGAACATCGCACGCCAACTTGAAGGCCGTGTATCGTTCCGTCGTGCAATGAAGCAATCAATCCAACGCTCGATGCGTTCAGGTATCAAAGGAATCAAGACTGAAGTTTCTGGTCGTCTTGGCGGCGCTGATATCGCTCGTTCAGAGAAGTATTCAGAAGGAACAGTTCCACTTCATACACTCCGTGCAGACATCGATTACGGTACTGCTGAAGCTGATACAACTTACGGTAAAATTGGCGTAAAAGTATGGCTCCACCACGGTGAAGTGCTTCCTACGAAAAAAGCAGCATCTAACGAACAATAATCCACATCCGTCTAGGGAAGGAGGCAACACAACATGTTGTTACCAAAACGTGTAAAATATCGTCGTGTTCACCGCGGCAACATGCGTGGTAAAGCGAAACGTGGTACTACAGTACACTTCGGCGAATTCGGTATCCAAGCTCAAGAAGCTAGCTGGATCACTAGCCGTCAAATCGAATCAGCGCGTATCGCGATGAC
This region includes:
- the rplV gene encoding 50S ribosomal protein L22, with protein sequence MQSKASANMVRIAPRKARLVVDLIRGKQIGEALSILAYTNKAATPIVEKVLKSAIANAEHNFDMNIENLVVTEAYVNEGPTLKRFRPRAMGRASRINKRTSHVHIVVSEK
- the rpsC gene encoding 30S ribosomal protein S3 produces the protein MGQKINPTGLRVGIIKDWESRWFADKDYADLLHEDYVVREYIEKRLKDASVSKVEIERAANRLNISLHTAKPGMVIGKGGSEIETLRTDITNLAKGKRVHVNVVEVKNPDAVAKLVAENIARQLEGRVSFRRAMKQSIQRSMRSGIKGIKTEVSGRLGGADIARSEKYSEGTVPLHTLRADIDYGTAEADTTYGKIGVKVWLHHGEVLPTKKAASNEQ